A segment of the Desulfomicrobium escambiense DSM 10707 genome:
TTCCGTCTGGCGAGGCGGGCAAGGCAAACCATCACCGACCACGGCGCGGCCTATTCGTCCATTCGCACGGTGAACAATGAATGTCCACCGGGACGAGGTGCCCACCTGGTCATGAGGAATTTTCCATGGCGAAGAACACCCCTATCACGAACCCGCTTGTTAAGGACCGCTTTTTGCGCGTGAACGACGTCCTGGCAGTCTTCCCCGTTTCCCGGGCGACCTGGTGGGCCGGCGTCGCCGAAGGACGTTACCCCAAAGGAATTAAGCTGTCTCCCAGAACGACCGCTTGGCGCGCATC
Coding sequences within it:
- a CDS encoding helix-turn-helix transcriptional regulator; this encodes MAKNTPITNPLVKDRFLRVNDVLAVFPVSRATWWAGVAEGRYPKGIKLSPRTTAWRASEIEALIDRLSTEAQA